The proteins below are encoded in one region of Planctopirus limnophila DSM 3776:
- a CDS encoding DUF1573 domain-containing protein: protein MFRQVSRLFQATCLAIGLLTVCSTNLLAQELNWANKMLERQNIDFGTVARGADTVYRLKIRNIYKEDVQLLGTRTSCGCSKAKLSTNLLKSGEEGYVEIAMDTYKFMREKTSNVFVTFSIANIGTVEVQIPLRVYIRTDVVLTPGAINFGGFDVGAGKESTVNVAYAGRPDWTVTGINSSNPLVTATVVETSRSGGAVNYQLIAKVSPDAPVGDFGGIISLTTNDVGTPAVPVPFNGRVEAEFVITPSLLTLGNLVPGTTKALQVVIRSKKPFAIEKIECETVDGAFQVKLPTTTAPVHVLPMTLKVPDLAGPLNETFTISLPGRPNVIQFKATGTIISAPAAPPTNPAASIPAPAGVPATTSGL, encoded by the coding sequence ATGTTTCGTCAAGTGTCTCGTCTGTTCCAGGCCACCTGTCTGGCCATCGGCCTCCTGACAGTTTGCTCCACAAATCTGCTGGCTCAGGAATTGAACTGGGCCAACAAAATGCTGGAGCGGCAGAACATCGATTTCGGCACTGTGGCCCGCGGAGCAGACACCGTCTACCGTCTCAAAATCCGCAATATTTACAAAGAAGATGTACAACTCCTCGGAACCCGCACCAGTTGTGGCTGCTCCAAGGCCAAGCTCAGCACCAACCTGCTGAAAAGTGGCGAAGAAGGTTACGTCGAAATCGCCATGGATACCTACAAGTTCATGCGCGAAAAAACCTCGAACGTCTTCGTGACCTTCTCGATTGCCAACATTGGCACAGTCGAAGTTCAAATCCCACTTCGCGTTTACATCCGCACCGATGTGGTGCTCACTCCCGGTGCGATCAACTTCGGCGGCTTCGATGTCGGGGCTGGCAAGGAATCGACCGTCAACGTGGCTTATGCAGGTCGTCCTGATTGGACAGTTACCGGCATCAACTCCTCCAATCCACTCGTTACCGCCACTGTCGTTGAAACCAGCCGCAGCGGTGGTGCTGTCAACTATCAGTTGATTGCCAAGGTTTCACCCGATGCTCCCGTCGGTGACTTTGGAGGCATCATCTCGCTCACCACCAACGATGTCGGCACACCCGCCGTCCCGGTTCCATTCAATGGTCGAGTGGAAGCTGAGTTTGTCATCACTCCATCTCTCCTCACACTGGGCAACCTGGTTCCAGGAACCACCAAAGCCCTGCAGGTGGTCATTCGCTCCAAGAAGCCTTTTGCCATCGAAAAAATTGAGTGCGAAACTGTCGATGGGGCCTTCCAGGTCAAGCTCCCCACCACCACAGCTCCAGTCCACGTTCTTCCTATGACACTCAAAGTGCCCGATCTCGCTGGCCCACTCAACGAAACCTTTACCATCTCGCTCCCAGGTCGCCCCAATGTGATTCAGTTCAAGGCCACGGGAACAATCATCTCCGCCCCGGCCGCACCTCCCACAAATCCAGCCGCCTCGATTCCTGCACCAGCAGGCGTTCCCGCCACAACCAGCGGGCTGTAA
- a CDS encoding MBL fold metallo-hydrolase, whose translation MPESLARFHAELILVNGSTGDPVLLIDYPDRDDAVLLDAGENGALSLEQLADLSVVLITHHHIDHFVGLDRIIRANMDRDKTLRIYGPPKTIEKVADRIRSYEFQFFPFQKIVIDVYEIHEDGFRVGRLDCGRKFPPPEIRDEARTGCVIFENETIQVEAVFAEHTVPCLSYAVIEKPGWFLNVDALRKSLLKPGSWIGDVLGLLREDAPNGTQVLIEGGSYPLATLRDKFFLKSLGARLAFVTDTLWNEASRSRLLSIAQRASVLYCDSFYAQGQLSQALKYHHMTASQAGELARLAKAEKLVLIHFAKRYAGKYDILVDEAREHFAKVTAQIP comes from the coding sequence GTGCCTGAGTCGCTAGCGAGATTTCATGCCGAATTGATCTTGGTGAATGGATCAACAGGAGATCCTGTCCTGCTGATCGATTATCCGGATCGGGATGATGCAGTTCTGCTGGATGCGGGAGAGAATGGTGCTCTCTCGTTGGAACAGTTGGCGGATCTTTCCGTGGTGCTGATTACGCATCATCATATCGATCATTTTGTGGGTCTGGATCGCATTATCCGTGCGAATATGGATCGAGACAAAACGTTAAGGATCTATGGCCCGCCGAAGACTATTGAGAAGGTGGCGGATCGCATTCGCAGCTATGAATTTCAATTCTTTCCGTTTCAGAAGATCGTCATTGATGTTTATGAGATTCATGAAGATGGCTTTCGTGTGGGACGTCTCGACTGTGGTCGAAAGTTTCCACCGCCGGAGATTCGTGATGAGGCGCGAACGGGATGTGTGATTTTCGAGAATGAGACGATTCAGGTGGAGGCCGTCTTTGCCGAGCATACGGTGCCGTGTTTGAGTTACGCTGTGATTGAGAAGCCGGGTTGGTTTTTGAATGTCGATGCACTGCGGAAAAGTTTGTTAAAGCCGGGGAGTTGGATAGGGGATGTCCTGGGCCTTTTGCGTGAGGATGCTCCGAATGGAACTCAAGTTCTGATTGAAGGTGGGAGTTATCCGCTGGCGACTTTGCGGGATAAGTTCTTTCTGAAAAGCCTGGGGGCCCGACTCGCTTTTGTGACAGATACGCTCTGGAATGAAGCTTCTCGATCGAGGTTACTTTCGATTGCACAGCGGGCCAGTGTCCTTTATTGCGATTCGTTCTACGCCCAGGGGCAGTTATCGCAGGCACTGAAGTATCACCATATGACGGCTTCTCAGGCAGGTGAATTGGCACGCCTGGCAAAAGCCGAGAAACTGGTGCTGATCCATTTTGCCAAACGCTATGCCGGCAAGTACGACATTCTGGTTGATGAAGCGCGCGAACATTTTGCCAAGGTGACGGCTCAGATCCCTTGA
- a CDS encoding oligosaccharide flippase family protein, whose protein sequence is MAVQSLKSNVLFTWLAHLAALVTGFFLMPYVMHVLGDASYGQWVFINSFVAYGGLLYMGMGETICRYVAKYHSEGNTKGLNEVVTIVASVYSLGAAFAFLLSVGIALLLPWMSPWKGQELLEIQLVVVILGLNLAMSLLGSIFGGVLMGVRRFDLERTVGIVFDLVRVALIFVFLHREWGLLTMALIYMIITILENSAFMYLSWKALPELQIRWSHWKYSVLKECTSFSSMALLNNFAQSLIYATDSIVIGFLMGAEAIVPYYIALRLVQFIRQPIEKVAFICMPTAGAMQSSADRGKLHKLFLQAIGITFLLAAGINLGAYFFGGDLITLWVGAGYEESHRLLVILLAATVVTLPCNLLRSFLLAQGTIRFPAMIYFAEAIANLVISLGLGLMLGRVGVAIGTLVPAVILEAGVLLPFGLSILGISGWRLMSDAIRPQLVPLAALAGYCLLISPQPWAHGSWLALVGVSAGGGAVLGVTWLLVHNPPGNWWPGIIRRQEA, encoded by the coding sequence ATGGCGGTTCAGAGTCTGAAATCCAATGTGCTCTTCACATGGCTGGCCCATCTGGCAGCATTGGTAACCGGCTTTTTCCTGATGCCGTACGTGATGCATGTGCTGGGCGATGCCTCGTATGGGCAGTGGGTGTTCATCAATTCTTTTGTGGCGTATGGCGGCCTGTTGTACATGGGGATGGGTGAGACCATTTGCCGGTATGTGGCCAAGTATCACAGTGAAGGAAACACCAAGGGCCTCAATGAAGTCGTCACGATTGTGGCCTCTGTCTATTCGCTGGGGGCGGCGTTTGCGTTTCTGCTGTCAGTGGGGATTGCTCTCTTGTTGCCCTGGATGAGCCCCTGGAAGGGACAGGAGTTGCTGGAGATTCAGCTGGTTGTCGTGATACTCGGGCTGAACCTGGCGATGTCTCTCCTGGGGAGTATTTTTGGCGGTGTGCTGATGGGAGTCCGCCGGTTTGATCTCGAACGGACGGTCGGGATTGTGTTCGATCTGGTGCGCGTCGCGCTGATATTCGTGTTTCTGCATCGCGAATGGGGGCTGCTGACGATGGCCCTGATCTACATGATCATTACGATTCTCGAAAACAGTGCCTTCATGTACCTCTCGTGGAAAGCTCTCCCGGAGCTGCAGATTCGATGGTCGCACTGGAAATATTCGGTACTCAAAGAATGTACTTCGTTCAGTTCAATGGCTTTGCTGAACAATTTTGCCCAGAGCCTGATCTATGCGACGGATAGTATTGTCATTGGCTTCCTGATGGGGGCCGAGGCGATTGTGCCCTACTATATCGCTTTGCGACTGGTGCAGTTCATCCGTCAGCCGATTGAAAAGGTGGCTTTTATCTGTATGCCCACAGCGGGGGCCATGCAAAGTTCGGCAGATCGCGGGAAGCTCCACAAACTCTTTTTGCAGGCGATCGGGATTACGTTTCTGCTGGCAGCCGGGATCAATCTGGGGGCGTACTTCTTTGGTGGCGACCTGATTACGTTATGGGTGGGTGCCGGCTATGAAGAATCTCATCGACTGCTGGTGATTCTGCTCGCAGCGACTGTGGTGACATTGCCCTGCAATCTATTGCGATCGTTCCTGCTGGCTCAGGGGACGATTCGATTCCCGGCGATGATCTATTTTGCCGAAGCGATTGCCAATCTGGTGATCAGTCTGGGGCTGGGCTTAATGCTGGGGCGTGTGGGTGTGGCCATCGGGACGCTGGTACCGGCTGTGATTCTCGAAGCGGGAGTTCTGTTGCCTTTCGGCTTGTCGATTCTCGGGATCAGCGGTTGGCGGCTGATGAGCGATGCGATACGTCCTCAACTGGTGCCACTGGCAGCTCTGGCGGGATATTGCCTGCTGATCAGCCCGCAACCATGGGCTCATGGCAGTTGGCTGGCGCTGGTGGGTGTGAGTGCCGGTGGTGGTGCGGTGCTGGGTGTGACCTGGTTGCTGGTCCACAATCCACCGGGGAACTGGTGGCCTGGAATAATACGACGCCAGGAAGCTTAG
- a CDS encoding AAA family ATPase: MESQVEGLRDEAARFAEEFQKARTAISEVIVGQKIAIESVLVAIFAGGNVLLEGVPGLGKTELVKALSRVLHLEFRRIQFTPDLMPADIIGTNIMSTDEAGRYRFEFRKGPIFTQLLLADEINRASPKTQSALLETMQEGSVTTGGVIHKLQQPFFVLATQNPVEQEGTYPLPEAQLDRFLFKVVVPFLNRAELNEVVSRTILKRPVEVPQLLTGDRILELRQLLDKVVVTDIIRDYACRLVLSTHPQTEDAPPEVKQFVQWGASPRAAQGLIRAARVKALADGRPYVALDDIRSFAQEVLQHRVLLNYDGQAEGISPRDLITTCVKTLKETAQ; the protein is encoded by the coding sequence ATGGAATCTCAGGTCGAGGGCTTACGCGATGAAGCCGCGCGATTTGCCGAAGAGTTTCAAAAAGCCCGCACTGCCATCAGTGAAGTGATCGTCGGCCAGAAGATCGCCATCGAGTCCGTGCTGGTCGCCATCTTCGCCGGTGGCAACGTACTGCTCGAAGGGGTGCCAGGTCTCGGCAAGACAGAACTCGTGAAAGCCCTTTCCCGCGTGCTCCACCTCGAGTTCCGCCGCATTCAGTTCACCCCGGATCTCATGCCCGCCGACATCATCGGCACCAACATCATGTCCACCGATGAAGCGGGCCGCTATCGCTTCGAGTTCCGCAAAGGGCCCATCTTCACCCAGCTGCTCCTCGCAGACGAAATCAACCGCGCCTCACCCAAAACACAGTCCGCTCTCCTCGAAACCATGCAGGAAGGCTCTGTCACCACGGGCGGAGTCATTCATAAACTTCAGCAACCCTTCTTCGTGCTGGCCACGCAAAACCCCGTCGAGCAGGAAGGGACTTACCCGCTCCCCGAAGCGCAGCTTGACCGCTTTCTCTTCAAAGTCGTCGTCCCGTTTCTGAATCGAGCTGAGCTGAACGAAGTCGTCAGTCGTACGATCCTCAAGCGCCCCGTCGAAGTTCCTCAACTCCTTACGGGCGATCGCATTCTCGAATTGCGGCAACTCCTCGATAAGGTCGTCGTCACTGACATCATCCGCGATTACGCGTGCCGGCTGGTTCTCAGTACTCACCCACAAACCGAAGATGCCCCTCCCGAGGTCAAGCAGTTTGTGCAGTGGGGTGCCAGCCCGCGTGCTGCTCAAGGGCTCATTCGAGCCGCCCGAGTGAAAGCTCTGGCCGATGGCAGACCTTATGTCGCCCTGGACGATATCCGCTCATTCGCTCAGGAAGTCCTGCAACATCGTGTACTCCTCAACTACGATGGCCAGGCCGAAGGCATCTCCCCGCGCGACCTCATCACCACGTGTGTCAAAACGCTGAAAGAAACCGCCCAGTAA
- a CDS encoding ABC transporter ATP-binding protein, producing the protein MGASPTSLSAAISVEHVSFSYPSRKETPPALNDVSFRVDEGQICALLGPNGSGKSTLFRLLATLLPWQQGTGQIFGVDLAHSPQRARRLFGVTFQSPSLDTRLTVEENLWHQGKLYGLNSVDLQQRIIECSTPLGLKDWLPKTVETLSGGWKRRVELAKALLHHPRLLLLDEPSVGLDPGSRRELWQELARLRQMGISILVSTHLMEEAELADQVVIFDEGQKVAEGSPDELTQSVGQDALSMTPRNPETFAEILLQKTGRNALRMGSSFRLEGQISPGLVEELATSLGPELRAIGLIRPTLEEVFLKVTGRTFESADQED; encoded by the coding sequence ATGGGTGCATCGCCAACGAGCCTGTCAGCCGCCATTAGCGTCGAGCATGTCTCCTTCAGTTATCCCTCGCGGAAAGAAACTCCTCCGGCACTGAACGACGTTTCTTTTCGCGTGGACGAAGGCCAGATCTGTGCGCTGCTCGGCCCCAATGGCAGTGGCAAATCCACGCTCTTCAGGCTGTTGGCCACACTCCTTCCCTGGCAACAGGGAACCGGTCAGATCTTTGGCGTCGATCTCGCGCACTCACCGCAGAGAGCCAGGCGACTCTTTGGCGTCACCTTCCAATCCCCCAGCCTCGATACCCGATTGACTGTCGAAGAAAACCTCTGGCATCAAGGCAAGCTCTACGGCCTCAACTCGGTCGATCTGCAACAGCGAATCATCGAATGCAGCACACCGCTGGGATTAAAGGACTGGCTCCCTAAGACCGTCGAAACACTTTCTGGCGGCTGGAAGCGTCGTGTCGAACTGGCCAAAGCTCTGCTCCACCATCCCCGCCTGCTCCTCCTCGATGAACCCAGTGTCGGGCTCGATCCGGGCAGTCGGCGTGAACTGTGGCAGGAACTTGCCAGGCTCCGCCAAATGGGGATCTCCATCCTCGTCAGCACGCACCTGATGGAAGAAGCCGAACTCGCCGACCAGGTCGTGATCTTCGACGAAGGGCAGAAAGTGGCCGAAGGCTCTCCCGATGAACTCACACAATCCGTCGGGCAGGATGCACTCTCGATGACTCCTCGTAACCCCGAGACGTTTGCCGAAATTCTACTTCAGAAAACAGGCCGCAACGCGCTCCGCATGGGCTCTTCATTCCGACTCGAAGGACAAATCTCGCCAGGTCTTGTCGAAGAACTCGCCACCAGCTTAGGCCCCGAACTCCGCGCCATCGGCCTCATCCGCCCCACACTCGAAGAAGTCTTCCTCAAAGTCACCGGCAGAACCTTCGAATCCGCCGATCAAGAGGACTAA
- a CDS encoding inorganic diphosphatase, with protein MTHAWHDVTPGEDLPSEFTAIIEIPRGSSVKYELDKETGMLRLDRMLHSAVYYPANYGFIPQTMAEDDDPLDVLVLCQEPVDPLTLVEARAIGLMTMIDCGKRDHKILAVATHDPEFNSFHEASELPPHRLAMIRRFFQDYKMLEGKQVEVDDLTSAETCFPIIREALERYSLERRRGFREAK; from the coding sequence ATGACTCACGCCTGGCATGACGTAACACCTGGTGAAGATCTTCCTTCAGAGTTCACCGCCATTATTGAGATCCCCCGGGGTTCCAGCGTCAAGTACGAGCTGGATAAGGAGACCGGCATGCTGCGACTGGATCGCATGCTGCACTCGGCTGTGTACTACCCTGCCAACTATGGTTTTATTCCGCAGACCATGGCTGAGGATGACGACCCGCTGGATGTGCTGGTGCTGTGTCAGGAGCCGGTTGATCCGCTGACGCTGGTTGAAGCGCGGGCGATTGGTCTGATGACGATGATCGACTGCGGCAAGCGGGATCATAAGATTCTGGCTGTGGCGACGCATGACCCGGAATTCAACTCGTTCCATGAAGCGAGTGAGTTGCCACCTCATCGGCTGGCGATGATTCGCCGCTTCTTTCAGGATTATAAAATGCTGGAAGGAAAGCAGGTCGAAGTTGATGATCTGACCAGTGCCGAAACCTGCTTCCCGATTATTCGCGAAGCGCTGGAAAGGTACAGTCTGGAACGTCGCAGGGGTTTTCGTGAAGCCAAGTAG
- a CDS encoding GYF domain-containing protein: MKIHLHVNGKKQGPFELEEVNSQIAEGVLLPGEVSAWYKGCEDWMPLEMVPGIEIPAGMNVPPVKKGGASSAEKGGDSTGGLIPYKNPSALIAYYLGIFGLFPLFGLVFSIPAFILGIVGLYKRSQNPVIKGSVHAWIGIVLGFIATTYNGLLAIGVIIAISQNRF, translated from the coding sequence ATGAAAATTCATTTGCATGTGAATGGCAAGAAGCAGGGGCCTTTTGAGTTGGAGGAGGTCAATTCGCAGATTGCGGAGGGGGTGCTTCTGCCGGGAGAGGTGAGTGCCTGGTACAAAGGTTGTGAAGACTGGATGCCTTTGGAGATGGTGCCTGGGATTGAGATTCCCGCCGGGATGAATGTTCCACCTGTCAAAAAGGGAGGAGCTTCTTCCGCAGAAAAAGGTGGGGACAGTACGGGTGGATTGATCCCTTACAAAAATCCATCGGCACTCATCGCATACTATCTCGGTATCTTTGGCCTGTTCCCACTCTTCGGTCTCGTCTTCTCGATCCCAGCATTTATTCTGGGGATTGTGGGGTTGTATAAACGCAGTCAGAACCCGGTGATTAAAGGAAGCGTCCACGCCTGGATTGGAATTGTTCTGGGGTTCATCGCCACCACATATAATGGCTTGCTCGCGATTGGAGTCATTATCGCGATCAGTCAGAATCGATTCTAG
- a CDS encoding aldehyde dehydrogenase family protein, which yields MSFIPVCLPLYIAGEPLVTSQPLEVRYPYDGSLTGTVSTARHEHLEAAIQAALKGHAPLSRYSREQVLRRASLIFSQRTEEFARLMTRETGLALKDTRAEASRVCDVLHGASMAAMECDDATFWGDVTPPGKILGSRNRSVHVMREPLRLAAAITPFNHPLTQLAHKVAPAIAAGTPIILKPSDKTPLTAVRFAETLYEAGLPGWMLSVLIGPVDTVIEPLITDPRVEAISFTGSVAVGKRIAGMAGYKRVCLELGGNSELIVLKDADLALAAKLACEGSYRNSGQRCTAVKRVLAEESIYEELAQRITEATKAFMSGDPEDSKTDVGTLISESAAIGIEKSLHEAMARGAVLLTGGQRNVALLAPTVLKDVPRDAPLVVEETFGPVTPIIPVRDLADAIQYANSSRYGLSTSVVTDSMSQAMTAIRELHTGMVHVNEVPGYRLEQAPFGGIKDSGLGIKEGIIEAKKFYSNSKTYSLPW from the coding sequence ATGTCATTTATTCCTGTCTGTTTGCCCTTATATATTGCTGGTGAGCCGCTGGTGACGAGTCAGCCGCTCGAGGTGCGGTATCCTTATGATGGATCGCTGACGGGAACTGTCTCAACGGCCCGGCATGAGCATCTCGAAGCAGCGATCCAGGCGGCTCTCAAAGGTCATGCGCCTTTGAGTCGGTATAGCCGGGAGCAGGTTTTGCGGCGTGCCAGCCTGATCTTTTCTCAGCGAACGGAAGAATTCGCCCGGTTGATGACGCGGGAGACGGGCCTCGCGCTCAAAGATACTAGAGCCGAAGCGAGCCGCGTATGTGATGTGCTCCATGGTGCTTCGATGGCCGCCATGGAATGCGATGATGCGACGTTCTGGGGCGATGTGACACCGCCGGGGAAAATACTGGGCAGCAGGAATCGCTCAGTCCATGTGATGCGTGAGCCTTTAAGGCTGGCGGCTGCGATCACTCCCTTCAATCACCCGTTGACACAACTGGCTCATAAGGTGGCCCCGGCGATCGCTGCGGGAACGCCGATCATTTTGAAGCCTTCCGATAAGACCCCGCTGACGGCTGTCCGATTTGCAGAAACACTGTATGAAGCGGGTCTTCCCGGCTGGATGCTGAGTGTACTTATTGGGCCAGTTGATACGGTGATCGAGCCGCTGATCACCGATCCTCGTGTGGAGGCGATTTCTTTCACGGGGAGTGTCGCTGTCGGGAAGCGGATTGCAGGAATGGCTGGTTACAAGCGAGTCTGCCTGGAGCTGGGGGGCAACTCGGAACTCATCGTGTTGAAAGATGCCGACCTGGCATTGGCAGCCAAGCTGGCTTGCGAAGGGAGCTATCGCAATTCGGGCCAGCGCTGCACGGCAGTGAAGCGTGTGCTGGCTGAAGAGAGTATCTATGAAGAACTCGCGCAAAGGATTACGGAGGCCACCAAAGCCTTTATGAGTGGAGATCCCGAGGACTCTAAGACCGATGTCGGCACTTTAATTTCGGAATCAGCCGCTATTGGTATTGAAAAGAGTCTGCATGAGGCCATGGCCCGGGGAGCTGTCCTGCTGACAGGTGGTCAGAGGAACGTCGCACTGCTGGCTCCGACAGTGCTGAAAGATGTGCCTCGCGACGCGCCTCTTGTTGTGGAAGAGACCTTCGGGCCCGTGACGCCGATCATTCCTGTAAGAGATCTGGCAGATGCGATTCAATATGCCAACAGTAGCCGCTATGGGCTTTCGACGAGTGTCGTGACCGATTCGATGTCACAGGCGATGACGGCGATTCGCGAACTGCATACCGGAATGGTCCATGTGAATGAAGTCCCCGGTTATCGGCTGGAGCAGGCTCCGTTCGGAGGAATTAAAGATTCCGGTCTGGGGATTAAAGAAGGGATTATTGAAGCGAAGAAGTTCTACTCGAATTCGAAGACTTACTCCTTGCCATGGTAG
- a CDS encoding 3-keto-disaccharide hydrolase, whose amino-acid sequence MLSTIIKLATSITLCLSCSVSLFAQEATPPASSTPGEEKWIQLFNGKDLTGWTPKIRYHELGENYGNTFRVEDGLLKVVYDPAKYPEFGEKFGHLFYEKPYSNYRLRIVYRFVGDQCKGGPGWATRNSGAMLHGEDPKTIGKDQDFPASIEVQFLGGLGKGKRTTANLCTPGTNVVMNGKLFTPHCTTSTSDTYDGDQWVTAEIEVRGSKLMRHVVNGKTVLEYTEPQLDERDAHAKELIKARGGEKLLSSGTISLQSESHPVEFKTVELLELPAE is encoded by the coding sequence ATGCTCTCCACCATCATCAAATTGGCAACTTCGATTACACTGTGCCTCTCGTGCTCCGTGAGCCTCTTCGCACAGGAAGCCACACCTCCAGCCAGCAGCACACCAGGCGAAGAAAAGTGGATTCAGCTCTTCAACGGCAAAGATCTCACCGGCTGGACACCCAAAATCCGCTACCACGAACTCGGCGAGAACTACGGCAACACCTTCCGCGTCGAAGACGGACTCCTCAAAGTCGTTTACGACCCCGCAAAATACCCCGAGTTCGGCGAAAAGTTCGGCCACCTCTTCTACGAAAAACCCTACTCGAATTACCGCCTGCGCATCGTCTATCGCTTTGTGGGAGATCAGTGCAAAGGTGGTCCCGGCTGGGCGACCCGCAACAGCGGTGCCATGCTCCATGGCGAAGACCCCAAAACGATCGGCAAAGATCAGGATTTCCCAGCTTCCATCGAAGTCCAGTTCCTCGGCGGATTGGGCAAAGGCAAACGCACCACCGCCAATCTCTGCACTCCCGGCACGAACGTGGTGATGAACGGCAAACTCTTCACACCCCACTGCACGACTTCCACTTCCGATACCTACGACGGCGATCAATGGGTCACTGCCGAAATCGAAGTTCGTGGCAGCAAACTCATGCGCCACGTCGTCAATGGCAAGACGGTCCTCGAATACACCGAACCTCAACTCGATGAGCGCGATGCCCACGCCAAAGAACTCATCAAAGCCCGTGGCGGCGAAAAACTCCTCTCTTCCGGCACCATCTCACTACAATCCGAAAGCCATCCCGTGGAGTTCAAAACTGTCGAACTTCTCGAACTCCCCGCCGAATGA
- a CDS encoding serine/threonine protein kinase translates to MLPDRIGNYIIERQLGSGGMGNVYLGRDDATGAFAAIKELPASLAREEGFVARFHREIEVLRSLNHPQIVRLYGCGTDRETHYYAMEYVEGETLTQRLKREKRIPWREVVSLGILICGALKAAHDIGVIHRDLKPSNLLLTPDGKVKLTDFGVAQVFASGKLTATGGVIGTAEYMSPEQAQGARSSRRSDLYSLGSVFYVMLVGKPPFQGSSAAEILNKHRFGQFDKPKSFLPELPSLVDEIVCQLLEKDPSKRPPDAYVLGKKLQEIQRRVDFQIEAAQGTYHSRLEGGETTSRQPAGSPSSDFPPIELGPTFVRDLVRAEIDLQNRQSLFSRILNNTYVLLILFALVTGGGVYLFLNTGIEPEEQFEIAKDLLEGPPGPAWFRARDQYLIPLLQSDPVRWRDQVEPYLQKIEVYQIESTILPSRRRDRIDPPASEPERLLRLARAQLDAGDVPAAKKTFESLRVLLEGNGQYEVLKTIVNNQIEALEREQVSRAERDAFIQTSFERAEKFQSEGKLENARQIWQGIIALYQDDPTATHWVEQAKSLLNSSP, encoded by the coding sequence ATGCTCCCGGATCGCATTGGCAATTACATTATCGAGCGGCAACTCGGCTCTGGAGGCATGGGGAACGTCTATCTCGGACGTGACGATGCCACCGGAGCCTTCGCCGCCATTAAAGAATTGCCCGCTTCATTGGCTCGCGAAGAAGGTTTCGTCGCCAGGTTCCATCGCGAAATCGAAGTCCTCCGCTCACTCAATCATCCCCAGATCGTTCGCCTTTACGGCTGCGGAACTGATCGCGAGACCCACTACTACGCCATGGAGTATGTCGAAGGCGAGACTCTCACCCAACGCCTCAAACGCGAAAAGCGCATCCCGTGGCGCGAAGTGGTTTCACTTGGCATTCTCATTTGCGGTGCTCTCAAAGCTGCCCACGATATCGGCGTCATCCATCGCGATCTCAAACCGTCAAACCTCCTCCTTACCCCCGATGGGAAAGTCAAACTCACCGATTTCGGCGTCGCTCAAGTCTTTGCCAGTGGCAAACTCACAGCCACCGGCGGCGTCATCGGCACAGCCGAATATATGTCCCCCGAACAAGCCCAGGGGGCCAGATCATCCCGCCGCAGTGACCTCTATTCACTGGGCTCTGTCTTCTATGTCATGCTCGTCGGTAAACCCCCGTTTCAAGGGAGCAGTGCCGCCGAGATTCTCAACAAACATCGCTTCGGCCAGTTCGATAAGCCGAAATCCTTCCTCCCTGAGCTGCCCAGCCTCGTGGATGAAATCGTCTGTCAGTTACTCGAAAAAGATCCTTCCAAACGTCCGCCAGATGCCTATGTCCTCGGGAAAAAGCTGCAGGAAATCCAAAGGCGCGTCGACTTCCAGATCGAAGCCGCTCAAGGGACATACCACTCCCGGCTCGAAGGGGGAGAAACCACCTCACGTCAACCCGCAGGAAGTCCCTCCAGCGATTTTCCACCGATCGAACTCGGCCCCACGTTCGTTCGTGATCTCGTTCGCGCCGAAATCGATCTGCAGAATCGCCAGAGTCTCTTCTCACGAATTCTCAACAACACTTACGTCCTCCTGATTCTGTTTGCTTTAGTGACAGGAGGTGGCGTTTATCTGTTCCTCAACACCGGTATTGAGCCCGAAGAACAGTTCGAGATTGCCAAAGATCTGCTCGAAGGCCCGCCGGGCCCCGCTTGGTTCCGTGCCCGCGACCAGTATCTCATTCCTCTGCTGCAATCCGATCCGGTCCGCTGGCGCGATCAGGTGGAGCCTTACCTGCAAAAGATCGAGGTCTACCAGATCGAGTCGACCATTCTGCCCTCACGACGCAGGGATCGCATTGATCCGCCCGCTTCGGAACCCGAGCGACTTTTGCGCCTGGCCCGCGCTCAACTCGATGCCGGAGATGTCCCCGCCGCCAAAAAGACCTTTGAATCTTTGCGCGTGCTGCTCGAAGGGAATGGCCAGTACGAGGTGCTCAAAACGATTGTCAATAATCAGATCGAAGCTCTCGAAAGAGAGCAGGTCTCACGAGCCGAACGGGATGCCTTCATACAGACATCCTTTGAGCGAGCCGAGAAATTTCAGTCCGAAGGGAAACTCGAAAATGCCCGCCAGATCTGGCAGGGGATCATCGCTCTCTACCAGGACGACCCCACCGCCACTCATTGGGTCGAACAGGCCAAATCCCTGCTGAATAGCTCGCCTTAA